The Sulfolobus islandicus Y.N.15.51 sequence ATCGTCTAAATTTCTCTTGTGCTGTTTTAATCTGGTAAAGTTAGTATGGGAATCGATTACTGGTTTCTTAGAGATTGACGTAGCCTCTAAAACAGTTCTCTTACCAGCATGGGCTAGATCTATTATTATTCCCAATTTATTAGCCAATTTGACCAATTCCTCACCCTCTGAAGTCAATCCATAATCCTTCTTAGCCATGCATGACGATGCGAACTTATTATCGTAATTCCAAGTTAAACCTAAATTTAGAACGTGAAGTTCTTTTAAAAGATATAGATCACTGTAATCTCTTAAAACGTCAGCACCTTCTAATGACAATAGTAGTTTAACGCCTTTTGGCTCAATATCATTAGCATTTCTCACAATTTTCACTATACCCTTCCTCTCCAAATAATAGTAAAACTTAACTTGATCTAAAAATAGTTCAAGAGAAAAATTCGTTGACCTAGTCGGATTTCCATAAAGGGTAGTTAATTCCTCACTTCTCTCGTCTAAAGTATCAACATGGGGGAAAATTGAGGCAAAAATTAACGAGTCGAACTCTTTAAGCATTTTTATACTGGACTGTCTATTACCTTCAATTACATCAGTCCCTACTTGGTTTGAGTAGGCTAGATCCTCGTGAAGGTCTATTAACTTCATTTTTTCCTCCAAAGAACTTATAGTACATG is a genomic window containing:
- a CDS encoding dipeptidase codes for the protein MKLIDLHEDLAYSNQVGTDVIEGNRQSSIKMLKEFDSLIFASIFPHVDTLDERSEELTTLYGNPTRSTNFSLELFLDQVKFYYYLERKGIVKIVRNANDIEPKGVKLLLSLEGADVLRDYSDLYLLKELHVLNLGLTWNYDNKFASSCMAKKDYGLTSEGEELVKLANKLGIIIDLAHAGKRTVLEATSISKKPVIDSHTNFTRLKQHKRNLDDEEIEAIVKTKGVMGITAIVSTLKEPTINGIVESIKYLGESFGWEYVAIGTDFLGIGETPKGFENILRVKELARAIEGHEEEVLWKNAYRVIKENLSSG